The following proteins are encoded in a genomic region of Channa argus isolate prfri chromosome 3, Channa argus male v1.0, whole genome shotgun sequence:
- the fgf8b gene encoding fibroblast growth factor 8b: MLYLRQRSCLSSGFLNCNGCHLLCVIRGVYKGAGIPIRRNLIPERFKHLISGVFMKQYLNYYKMRLRTSRLGYLFLQLAALCFYAQSSVQSPLNFKHHVTEQSRVSDRMSRRLTRTYQLYSRTSGKHVQVLANKRVNANGEDGSVHAKLEVETDSFGSRIRIKGVKTGYYICMNKRGKLIGKRKGRGKDCIFTEIVLENNYTALQNAKYEGWYMAFTRKGHPRKASKTKQHQREAHFMKRLPRGHLLNERRPFDVLPLPVPVHPHSKRTKHSHHQRSGGR; this comes from the exons ATGCTTTACCTGCGTCAGAGATCCTGTCTTTCTTCAGGATTTCTTAATTGCAACGGCTGTCACCTTTTATGTGTAATAAGAGGGGTGTACAAAGGAGCAGGAATCCCCATCAGGAGGAATCTAATTCCCGAGAGATTCAAGCACCTAATCAGTGGAGTATTCATGAAGCAATATTTGAACTATTACAAGATGAGGCTGAGAACATCGAGGTTAGGTTATCT gtttcttCAGCTCGCGGCGCTTTGCTTTTACGCACAG AGTTCTGTGCAGTCTCCTCTTAATTTCAAGCACCATGTTACCGAACAGAGCCGGGTGTCGGACCGTATGAGCCGCAGGTTGACCCGCACATACCAGCTGTACAGCCGCACCAGCGGAAAACACGTCCAGGTCCTGGCCAACAAGCGGGTCAACGCCAACGGAGAGGACGGATCGGTGCACG cTAAACTGGAGGTGGAGACGGACTCTTTTGGAAGTCGCATTCGTATTAAAGGGGTGAAGACAGGATACTACATATGCATGAACAAGAGGGGGAAGCTGATCGGCAAG CGGAAAGGACGAGGCAAAGACTGCATCTTCACAGAGATTGTTCTGGAAAACAACTACACGGCCCTCCAGAACGCTAAGTATGAGGGCTGGTACATGGCTTTCACTCGCAAGGGGCATCCAAGGAAAGCCTCTAAGACCAAGCAGCACCAGAGGGAGGCCCACTTCATGAAGCGCCTACCCAGGGGACACTTACTGAATGAAAGGAGACCGTTTGATGTTCTTCCTCTCCCTGTACCGGTGCACCCTCACAGCAAGCGGACTAAACATTCCCATCACCAGCGCTCAGGGGGTCGCTGA
- the dpcd gene encoding protein DPCD, whose protein sequence is MAVHSWIDILKSSKKTALIQDGKRKIHYLFTDGKEMAEEFDLKTDELIVRKWRHKSTLGAQGQWQVEVGEPLTAPVASLDSVIKENCSNPSFMRKDTKTSFQWRIRNLPYPKDVFSVSVDPSERCIIIKTSNKKYYKKFGIPDLDRCQLPLDSSALSFTHANNTLIVSYKKPKEILTIEQELLKELKKLKGTGEGDVDCRTQ, encoded by the exons ATGGCTGTGCATAGCTGGATTGATATCTTAAAATCATCTAAAAAGACAGCTTTGATACAAGATG GTAAACGGAAGATCCACTACCTCTTTACAGATGGAAAAGAAATGGCAGAAGAGTTTGACTTGAAAACAGATGAGCTCATTG TACGTAAATGGCGTCATAAAAGCACACTTGGAGCTCAGGGACAATGGCAGGTAGAAGTTGGTGAGCCACTCACAGCCCCTGTTGCTTCTTTGGACTCTGTAATCAAGGAGAACTGCTCCAAT CCTTCTTTCATGCGAAAAGACACAAAGACCAGCTTTCAGTGGAGAATCCGCAACCTTCCCTATCCCAAAGATGTCTTTAGTGTGTCTGTGGACCCATCTGAGAgatgtattattataaaaacctcaaacaaaaa GTATTACAAGAAGTTCGGTATTCCTGATTTAGATCGCTGTCAGCTGCCACTCGACAGCTCTGCACTAAGCTTCACTCATGCCAACAACACTTTAATTGTCAGC TACAAGAAACCTAAAGAGATCTTAACCATTGAGCAGGAGCTGCTGAAGGAGCTGAAAAAACTGAAGGGGACCGGTGAAGGGGACGTCGACTGCAGAACTCAGTAA
- the poll gene encoding DNA polymerase lambda, producing MEPRHGIMKAFPKVKRARVQLGKDEPQLKKKPDECVVTGNTFNGVTVYILPAGIGNARCQIFQRQIHQNGGHTESALCPSVTHVVVDDNMDSDRALRLLKADRMPSGVQLVKCTWLSLCISEKELLDVTSYSLVSPERASKTQHKNITEELLNVEPAAEALEPVFHQNKQEETINMAVSDNKEEQVEDDGVSQRDLEALITGHHPEEETPGPSLDHGPDLIAQKAVSGKWVCAQSSMSKSHNFNKHITDKLEVLAKAYTHQGDKWRALSYSKAVNALKSYHKPISSYQEACQIPGIGKSMADKIDEIMESGHLRKLDHIGDAVPVLELFTNIWGAGAKTAQLWYQQGFRTLEDIRTKAHLSSTQKIGLKYYQDFLDRMPREEAAAIEKVVKDAVQAVDPGLVAMACGSFRREKATCGDVDVLITHPDGQSHKGVFSKVLHSLHDSGFLKDDLVNQEENGEQKKYMGVCCLPGPDRRHRRLDIIVVPYKEFACAIMYFTGSAHFNRSMRALAKTKNMSLSEHSLNKDVVRQGSVKVCGGTPLSTPTEKDVFSLLGIPYRRPNERDW from the exons ATGGAGCCTCGTCATGGGATCATGAAAGCTTTTCCCAAAGTCAAAAGGGCCAGAGTACAATTGGGAAAAGATGAACCCCAACTAAAGAAGAAACCAGATGAATGTGTTGTCACAG GAAACACTTTTAATGGTGTTACAGTGTACATCCTGCCTGCTGGAATAGGAAATGCCAGATGCCAGATCTTCCAAAGACAAATTCATCAGAATGGAGGACACACAGAGAGTGCACTGTGTCCTAGTGTCACTCATGTTGTTGTGGATGACAACATGGACAGTGACAGGGCCCTGCGCCTCCTAAAAGCAGACCGCATGCCCTCAGGAGTGCAACTGGTGAAATGTACCTGGTTGAGCTTGTGCATCAGTGAGAAAGAACTGCTGGATGTGACCAGCTACAGCCTTGTTTCACCTGAGAG AGCCTCTAAAAcgcaacataaaaatattaccGAAGAGTTGCTGAATGTCGAGCCTGCTGCCGAAGCTTTAGAGCCAGTGTTTCATCAAAACAAGCAAGAGGAGACCATAAACATG GCAGTCTCAGATAACAAAGAAGAGCAAGTTGAAGATGATGGTGTCTCTCAGAGGGATCTGGAAGCTCTAATCACTGGCCATCACCCTGAAGAGGAGACTCCTGGCCCGAGTCTTGATCACGGTCCAGACCTTATTGCTCAGAAAGCAGTCTCAGGGAAGTGGGTCTGTGCCCAGTCGTCCATGTCCAAAAGTCATAACTTCAATAAACACATTACAGATAAACTAGAAGTGCTGGCCAAGGCCTACACACACCAGGGGGATAAGTGGAGGGCGCTGAGCTACTCCAAGGCTGTCAACGCACTAAAGAGTTACCACAAGCCTATTAGTTCATATCAG gAGGCTTGTCAGATCCCAGGAATTGGAAAAAGCATGGCTGACAAAATTGATGAGATTATGGAGAGTGGTCATCTCCGAAAACTAGATCACATTGGGGATGCTGTGCCAGTGCTGGAGCTTTTCACCAACATCTGGGGTGCGGGAGCTAAAACAGCACAATTGTGGTACCAACAG GGATTTCGCACTCTGGAAGACATTCGCACAAAAGCCCACCTGAGCAGCACTCAGAAAATAGGACTTAAGTACTACCAGGACTTTCTAGACCGGATGCCCAGAGAGGAAGCAGCAGCCATAGAGAAAGTG GTCAAGGATGCTGTTCAAGCCGTAGACCCAGGCTTGGTGGCAATGGCATGTGGCTCGTTCCGTCGGGAAAAGGCCACATGTGGAGATGTTGATGTACTTATAACTCATCCTGACGGCCAGTCCCATAAGGGGGTTTTCAGCAAAGTTTTACATAGCCTCCATGACAGTG GGTTTTTGAAAGATGATCTGGTAAACCAGGAGGAGAATGGGGAGCAGAAGAAGTACATGGGTGTGTGCTGCTTGCCAGGACCTGACCGCCGCCATCGCAGGTTGGACATCATCGTAGTGCCCTACAAAGAGTTTGCCTGTGCTATAATGTATTTTACAGGGTCTGCGCACTTTAACCGTTCAATGAGAGCTTTGGCGAAGACAAAAAACATGAGCTTATCAGAACATTCGCTAAACAAAGATGTGGTACGTCAGGGCAGCGTGAAGGTGTGCGGTGGCACTCCACTTTCTACACCGACAGAGAAGGATGTTTTTAGTCTTTTAGGCATACCATACAGACGGCCTAATGAAAGGGACTGGTGA